One Papaver somniferum cultivar HN1 chromosome 10, ASM357369v1, whole genome shotgun sequence genomic window carries:
- the LOC113316154 gene encoding uncharacterized protein LOC113316154, which yields MVITATTPQTQPDNAQTYRLVQLGANPDDMTNVEVSEMIDEIVSNINKTEHGPAVTENAEPTSTATTQENVFSLGLEKTPKPAGELLKEAANTIRERQPSLIQQLYFFVMQRHYLDGTQRRW from the exons ATGGTGATAACTGCTACAACACCGCAAACACAGCCTGACAATGCTCAGACCTACAGGTTGGTGCAACTAGGAGCTAACCCTGATGATATGACGAATGTTGAAGTGAGTGAAATGATAGATGAGATCGTCAGCAACATTAACAAAACTGAACATGGACCCGCAGTGACGGAGAATGCAGAACCTACCTCAACTG CTACAACGCAGGAAAACGTTTTTAGCCTTGGATTAGAAAAAACTCCAAAACCTGCAGGAGAGTTACTAAAGGAAGCTGCGAATACAATAAGAGAAAGGCAACCATCATTAATACAACAAC TTTACTTCTTTGTAATGCAGAGACATTACTTGGATGGAACTCAAAGAAGATGGTAG
- the LOC113316155 gene encoding uncharacterized protein LOC113316155, with amino-acid sequence MIQLQITTNKHGVLKLLNCFDMDCETPCSFKFADDKIIESTPAKLAGIFCMQRIGSRKGQKLLKYYCPSDLTDNVLYSKYFTDIKSTKHQTTVTKTNILEKIKQLMAKRRKSGKRKKVDEKDLVCLIGLYLCCVLFFGDKNANGVNAKYLSIVETYDTVLKVSWPDLIHEHLFEEIHTNLSCLSNVKACVQYLLLLFAEHTPAGLIPKVENHEEDIPRVGRWDIYQISDYIWKTDMTQFSPTPSFVAEFSQLEKQLGISTVVPSKDDLQSWLKAQTIENSHLKEQLQEKQAMLKAVYAIAREGISEGDLSGTAEFKVHKFSCQIMQAMGIDPYKVTQEEFMQHEDDVHGGTEHGATEHEEEELQLVETEQQGDGSTEQEKEKDDAETSFNEEFPCMSLAAGNTPTILQAQTAAEGHKRPLRTYSSSMKSVTTCKTPPKKRPVAKQKPTPTNNVDEEQKKDVEETPVTDEAQKKAADGGVVDGAGDDVAAKAR; translated from the exons ATGATACAATTACAG ATAACTACCAACAAACACGGCGTCTTGAAGCTCTTGAACTGCTTTGACATGGATtgtgagacaccatgttcattcaAGTTTGCTGATGATAAGATTATAGAGTCTACACCGGCAAAGCTGGCTGGTATATTTTGCATGCAGAGGATTGGAAGCAGAAAGGGTCAGAAGCTGTTAAAGTACTATTGTCCTAGTGATTTGACTGACAATGTTTTATACAGCAAATACTTCACCGATATCAAATCTACAAAGCATCAGACGACGGTGACTAAGACgaacattttagagaagataaaacaacttatggcaaaaaggagaaaaagtgggaaaagaaagaaagttgatgaAAAGGATCTAGTTTGCCTGATAGGTCTTTATCTTTGCTGTGTATTGTTTTTTGGCGACAAAAATGCCAATGGAGTGAACGCGAAATATCTTAGTATCGTTGAAACTTATGATACGGTGCTCAAGGTGTCGTGGCCTGATTTAATACACGAGCACTTGTTTGAAGAGATTCATACTAATCTTAGTTGTTTGTCAAATGTGAAGGCTTGTGTGCAATACCTACTG ttaTTGTTTGCTGAACACACGCCAGCAGGATTAATCCCGAAAGTTGAGAACCACGAGGAAGATATCCCGAGGGTTGGGAGATGGGATATATACCAGATTTCTGATTACATTTGGAAAACAGACATGACACAGTTTTCG ccaactcctagctttgtggctgagttttcacagcttgagaAGCAGCTGGGTATATCAACCGTGGTACCCAGCAAGGACGACCTGCAAAGTTGGCTGAAAGCGCAAACTATTGAGAATAGCCATCTGAAAGAGCAACTGCAAGAAAAGCAAGCAATGCTTAAAGCAGTGTATGCAATTGCAAGAGAAGGGATATCAGAAGGGGACCTTTCAGGAACAGCGGAATTCAAGGTtcacaaatttagttgccaaattatgcaagcaatgggtattgatccttacaaagtgacccaggaagagtttatgcaacatgaagatgatgtacatggaggtactgagcatggagctactgagcatgaagaagaagagttacaatTAGTTGAGACAGAGCAACAAGGAGATGGAAGTACtgagcaagagaaagagaaagatgatGCGGAAACTTCCTTCAATGAAGAAT ttccatgtatgagccttgcagctggaaatacgccaacaattctgcaagctcaaactgctgcagaggGGCACAAAAGACCACTCAGGACATATAGTTCGAGTATGAAGAGTGTGACAACTTGCaagactccaccaaagaaaaggCCTGTCGCAAAGCAAAAGCCCACTCCTACAAATAATGTTgatgaggagcagaagaaagatgTTGAAGAGACACCTGTTACGGATGAGGCACAGAAGAAAGCTGCAGATGGTGGAGTTGTGGATGGGGCAGGTGATGATGTAGCTGCAAAAGCCAGGTGA
- the LOC113318333 gene encoding auxin-induced protein 22D-like, translated as MAGNFDKVDLNFKATELRLGLPGTDEEGSSEKQQPQTPRNNKRGIADLGNENPCGGSNNNSSVSDSGDREVAPAAKQQVVGWPPVRSYRKNNLQTTKKTEVEAPGMYVKVSMDGAPYLRKIDLKIYKGYPELLKALENMFKFSIGKYSEREGYNGSEHAPTYEDKDGDWMLVGDVPWDMFISSCKRLRIMKGSEARGLGCGV; from the exons ATGGCGGGGAATTTCGACAAGGTTGATCTGAATTTTAAAGCGACAGAGTTAAGATTAGGTTTACCAGGTACAGATGAAGAAGGGTCATctgaaaaacaacaaccacaaacaccaagaaacaacaaaagagggATAGCTGATTTAGGAAATGAAAATCCGTGCGGTGGATCCAATAATAATTCTAGCGTGTCAGATTCTGGTGACCGTGAAGTTGCTCCTGCAGCAAA ACAACAAGTTGTAGGATGGCCACCAGTGAGATCATACAGGAAAAACAATTTGCAAACGACGAAGAAAACAGAAGTAGAAGCACCAGGAATGTATGTGAAAGTTAGTATGGATGGAGCACCTTATTTAAGGAAGATTGATTTGAAAATTTATAAAGGGTATCCAGAACTGCTGAAAGCTTTAGAAAATATGTTCAAATTTAGTATTGGGAAATATTCAGAAAGAGAAGGTTATAATGGTTCTGAACATGCTCCTACTTATGAAGATAAAGATGGCGACTGGATGCTTGTTGGTGATGTTCCATGGGATATGTTCATTTCTTCTTGCAAAAGATTAAGAATTATGAAAGGGTCTGAAGCTAGAGGCTTGGGATGTGGTGTTTAA